From Parambassis ranga chromosome 9, fParRan2.1, whole genome shotgun sequence, the proteins below share one genomic window:
- the LOC114440937 gene encoding tripartite motif-containing protein 35-like — MAEKIAAVERLLSCFVCSETFRDPVTLSCSHSFCSSCLQKFWEQTKNKNCPICKRRASKDYPPVNFALKELADSFAGRQKPESSERMKETTEEVVCDKHPEESRLFCEDEQRAVCPVCEFSLHQTHKVVPVEQAVRDLKEQLRSDLKSLQDKRDKYKQVEDTYNEMSQHVKKQLLSTETQIRAEFNKLHQFLKEEEESRLAALREEEEQKRKTLSREMKRIQQQMSSLSDSISAVEEELQKQQVSFLSSYKDTQSRARAQSSLSDPQLVSGALIDVAKHLGNLSFRVWEKMKDKVHFSPVILDPNTAEGYLYLSDDLTSVRRGDTWQKLPDNPERHTNYSNVLGSEGFSSGKHSWEVEVGDHPRWTVGLAKESADRKGERYASPEYGIWCLLHGDGKYTNGDKTVTVQKSLQRIRVQLDYDRGEVSFYNSEDMTHIYTHRDTFTEKLLPYFYVGESAGSTTTDIKVSV, encoded by the coding sequence ATGGCTGAGAAGATTGCTGCTGTTGAACGTCTCCTGAGCTGCtttgtgtgctcagagactttCAGAGATcctgtgactctgagctgcagccacagcttctgttcaagctgcctgcagaaattctgggaacaaactaaaaacaaaaactgtcccATCTGTAAAAGAAGAGCCTCAAAGGATTATCCACCAGTGAACTTTGCACTGAAGGAACTGGCTGACTCATTTGCTGGGAGACAGAAACCTGAATCAtcagagagaatgaaagaaacAACGGAGGAGGTGGTCTGTGATAAACACCCAGAAGAGTCGAGACTGttctgtgaggacgagcagagagctgtgtgtcctgtctgtgagttttctctgcaccagactcacaaagtggttcctgtagaacaagcagtcagagacctgaaggagcagctgagatctgacttaaagtctctgcaggacaagagggacaaatacaaacaagtggaggacacatacaatgaaatgtctcaacacgtcaagaagcagctgttgtccacagagacgcagatcagagcagagttcaacaagctccaccagttcctgaaagaggaagaggagtccagactggcagctctgagggaggaagaggagcagaagaggaagactctgagcagagagatgaagaggattcagcagcagatgtcctctctgtcagacagcatctctgctgttgaagaagagctgcagaaacagcaggtgtcattcctcagcagttataaagacactcagagcagagccagagcccagagctcactgtcagatccacagctggtctcaggagcactgatagatgtggccaaacacctgggcaacctgtccttcagagtctgggagaagatgaaggacaaggtccacttcagtcctgtcattctggacccaaacactgctgAAGGATATCTCTATCTGTCTGATGATCTGACCAGTGTGAGACGTGGAGACACATGGCAGAaacttcctgataatccagagagacACACTAATTATTCTAATGTTTTAGGCTCTGAGGGCTTCAGCtcagggaaacacagctgggaggtggaggtgggagatcatccTCGATGGACTGTTGGTTTAGCTAAAGAGTCAGCTGatagaaagggagagagatATGCTTCACCAGAATATGGAATCTGGTGTTTATTACATGGTGATGGAAAATACACTAATGGTGATaagactgtcacagttcagaagagtctccagaggatcagagtccagctggactatgacaggggggaggtgtccttctacaactctgaagacatgactcacatctacactcacagagacactttcactgagaaactcCTCCCATATTTTTATGTTGGAGAGTCTGCTGGTTCAACAACCACTGATATCAAAgtgtcagtctga